Proteins from a single region of Eublepharis macularius isolate TG4126 chromosome 9, MPM_Emac_v1.0, whole genome shotgun sequence:
- the MRPS33 gene encoding 28S ribosomal protein S33, mitochondrial, translated as MSSNLSNYALRMARLSARIFGEVTRPTDRQSMKVVKLLSETPMAKRKEVYDWYPPHNIYSGLMRKLRFYGLYRDEHEDFKDEMKRVKKLHGKGPPKKGEGKRALKRK; from the exons ATGTCCTCCAACCTTTCCAACTACGCCTTACGGATGGCCCGCCTGAGTGCACGGATATTTGGAGAGGTCACTCGGCCCACTGATAGGCAGTCCATGAAAGTCGTGAAGCTGCTCAGTGAGACGCCCATGGCCAAGCGGAAGGAGGTCTATGACTGGTATCCTCCCCACAACATTTACTCTGGCCTGATGAGGAAACTTCGCTTCTATGGCCTCTACAG agatgagcatgaagaTTTCAAAGATGAGATGAAAAGAGTGAAGAAACTACATGGGAAAGGACCGCCGaagaaaggagaaggaaagagagcgTTGAAGAGAAAATAG